CAGGCTGGGCCCCTGCACCAGGGTGAACACCACCACCAGCACGAACACGATGTCCAGCACCCGGTCGCTGCCCGGCACGCCCCGCACGATCGGGAAGGTCGCCAGCACGATGGGCACCGCGCCGCGCAGACCCGCCCAGGACAGGAACACCTGTTCCCGCCACGGGACGCCGAAGCCCAGCAGCGGCAGCACGACCGCCAGCGGCCGGGCCACCAGCAGCAGCACCAGCCCGATGACGAGCGCGGGCAGCACCTCGCCGGGCAGCTCGCTCGGCGTGACCAGCAGGCCGAGCAGCACGAACAGCCCGATCTGCGCCAGCCAGCCGAGCCCCTCGGCGAACGAGCGCGTCGCCGAGCGGTGCGGCAGCCGGCCGGTGTTGCCCAGGGCCAGGCCCGCCAGGTAGGCGGCGAGGAACCCGCTGGCGTGCGCGGCGCCACCGGCGGCGAAGGCGATCACGCCGAGCCCGAAGGTGGCCACCGGGTACAGCCCGGCGGCGGGCAGCGCCAGCCTCGGCAGCACCCGCGCGCCGCCCCAGCCGATCGCCAGCCCGATCACCGCGCCGACCGCCAGCTGGTAGACCAGGTTCAGCGCGATCTCCAGCGGCGCGATCTCCAGCGGGACGGTGCTGAACAGCAGGACCAGGATCACCGTCGGCGCGTCGTTGAAACCGGACTCCGCCTCCAGCAGCCCGGCGAGCCGCCGCGGCAGCGGCAGCACCCGCAGCACGGAGAACACCGCCGCCGCGTCGGTGGACGACACGATGGCGCCCACCAGCAGCGATAACTGCCAGTCGATGCCCAGCAGCAGGTGCGCGCCCAGGGCGGTGACCACCAGGCTGATGCCGACGCCCACCGTGGCCAGCAGCGCGGCGGGCGTGATCAGCCGTCTGATGTCGGACCACCGGGTGGCCAGCCCGCCCTCGACGAGGATGACCGCCAGCGCCGCGGTGCCCAGGCTCTGGACGATCTCGGTGTCGTGGAACTCGATGCCGAGCACGTCCTCGCCGAGCACCACGCCCAGACCGAGGTAGAGCAGCAGGCTGGGCAGCCCGAGCCGGGTGGCGAGCAGCGCGGCCACCGCGCCGGTGAGGAGCACGAGCCCGCCGACCAGCAGCACCAGGTACAACTGCTCCAGACTCATCGCACCCCCATCCGCCCGAGTGTTCCGGTGGACCCAGTTTCAACGAGTTCTTCCGGACTCACCTCGCGTGACGTGGCCGGGCCGCGGCACCGCGGGCGACCGCTTCCCCGTTCCGCGCGCACGGAGCGACGCGATTTCAATTGAAATCGGACGTCTGATTTCAATTGAAATCGCGGAAGTTCCCGGGGCGCCGACCGCCGGAGCGGAGTGCGGCCGGGAACCACAGTGGATCGCGGACCTCGTCCTCGAGGAGGAGGTCGGCGCGCCCGCGGGCGGATACGTTGGCGCAGTGCGGACTTCAACCACAGATCACCGGTTCCTCGTCGACGGCTCGGTGTCCGTGCTCTGCGGAGCGGTCGTCGGCGCGGCGTCGCTGACCACGGTGCGCGACGCGGACCCGGTCGTGGCGGCCGCGGTGATCGCGATCCTGGTCGGGCTCACCGGCTGCCTGGCCGTGCGCCGCATCCGGCCGACGGGAGCGTTCGTCGTCGGCTCGGCCCTGATGCTCGTGCTGGTCGCGCTGCCGAACCTCGGCGAGCAGGGCGTTCCGCCGATCCTGCTGCCGTTCTCGCTGATCCACCCCGTGCTGCTGTACGCGGTCGTCGCCTACACCGAGCGCTCCGCGCTGCCGGTCGCCTGCGGCCTGCTCGGCGCGGGGATCAGCGTGGTGCGCGGGGTGATCGGCTTCCCGTTCGACCCGCTGGGCACGGCCGGGGTGCTGGCGACCGCGGCGTTCGGATCGGTGCTCGCGGCCTGGGCGCTGGGCCGCTACCAGCGGATCCGGGTGGCCTACGTGCGGTCCCTGGAGGAGCGGGCGGCGCAGGCCGAGCTGCTGCGCGAGCAGCAGGTGCGCGAGGCCACCGCCGCCGAGCGCCGGCTGATCGCCCGCGAGATCCACGACGTGGCCGCGCACTCGCTGGCGGTCGTGCTGGCCCAGGCCGACACCGCCCGGTTGGTCTTCGACCGCGATCCGGAGAAGGCGCGGGAGATGATCGGCACGGCGGTCGAGGTCGGGCGGCAGGCGATGGGGGAGCTGCGCAGCATGCTC
This portion of the Saccharopolyspora antimicrobica genome encodes:
- a CDS encoding sensor histidine kinase; translation: MRTSTTDHRFLVDGSVSVLCGAVVGAASLTTVRDADPVVAAAVIAILVGLTGCLAVRRIRPTGAFVVGSALMLVLVALPNLGEQGVPPILLPFSLIHPVLLYAVVAYTERSALPVACGLLGAGISVVRGVIGFPFDPLGTAGVLATAAFGSVLAAWALGRYQRIRVAYVRSLEERAAQAELLREQQVREATAAERRLIAREIHDVAAHSLAVVLAQADTARLVFDRDPEKAREMIGTAVEVGRQAMGELRSMLGVLRTGDEPGPADGDLTELVETFRRAGAAVELVSSGTEREIDTAQRHAVYRIVQESVTNALKHVGPEVTCRVVLDWAADRLTVTVSDDGPGTSADPAAGGGFGIAGMAERMRQIGGDFEVRSAPGGGTEVRAGFGLPGAPR
- a CDS encoding potassium/proton antiporter, whose product is MEQLYLVLLVGGLVLLTGAVAALLATRLGLPSLLLYLGLGVVLGEDVLGIEFHDTEIVQSLGTAALAVILVEGGLATRWSDIRRLITPAALLATVGVGISLVVTALGAHLLLGIDWQLSLLVGAIVSSTDAAAVFSVLRVLPLPRRLAGLLEAESGFNDAPTVILVLLFSTVPLEIAPLEIALNLVYQLAVGAVIGLAIGWGGARVLPRLALPAAGLYPVATFGLGVIAFAAGGAAHASGFLAAYLAGLALGNTGRLPHRSATRSFAEGLGWLAQIGLFVLLGLLVTPSELPGEVLPALVIGLVLLLVARPLAVVLPLLGFGVPWREQVFLSWAGLRGAVPIVLATFPIVRGVPGSDRVLDIVFVLVVVFTLVQGPSLRPLARLLGIIPREATREIQVDSVPLNVVGAELLTMTVPPGSRLHHTTVVELRLPEPAVIPLVVRRGRAFVPMPDTYLEIGDELLVVTTVEHRAAAERRLRAVSRRGKLARWFGERGDPD